Proteins from a single region of Crassaminicella profunda:
- a CDS encoding acyltransferase family protein produces the protein MTEQNIIKEHNKLEHIILLKIFAILIVVLGHSTLIYNDNWTYFIAINQSKFFHYLKEYINTFQMPLFVFISGYLYYFTHVEQCKYNTFKILINKKIKKLVVPYLCIGLIWVVPIRYFVEYENYRSLKLIQVIFTKVLVVKDVGHLWFLIMLFNIFVIFYFLEKLIKKQNAILVLFLLLGLAIISYKIPSIFQLKRSFYYLLFFYFGYIFRLKTKEIKLLVLNKQLLITFFLVLLNIMGFYIKLLSPVFAESSIEIKIMLACLKIINGFSGTILFYVIIFNISCKYKGIIHTKYIRLLADKTFQIYLFHEPYIYIIFFYLGMTNIHPALLVSISFLGSICISLIMDYLFSRLYYLKFMLGK, from the coding sequence ATGACAGAACAAAACATAATAAAAGAACATAATAAATTAGAGCATATAATTTTATTAAAAATATTTGCAATATTAATAGTAGTATTGGGACATAGTACATTGATATATAATGATAATTGGACATATTTCATAGCTATAAACCAATCTAAATTTTTCCATTATTTAAAGGAGTATATTAATACATTCCAAATGCCATTATTTGTGTTTATTTCTGGATATTTATATTATTTTACTCATGTTGAACAATGTAAGTATAACACTTTTAAGATATTAATTAATAAAAAAATTAAAAAGCTTGTAGTTCCTTATCTATGTATAGGATTAATATGGGTAGTTCCAATTAGATACTTTGTTGAATATGAAAATTATAGAAGTTTAAAACTTATTCAAGTAATTTTTACAAAAGTATTAGTAGTTAAAGATGTAGGACACTTATGGTTTTTAATTATGTTGTTTAACATTTTTGTTATATTTTATTTTTTAGAAAAGTTAATTAAGAAACAAAATGCGATATTGGTATTATTTCTATTATTAGGATTAGCCATAATTAGTTATAAAATACCAAGTATCTTTCAATTAAAGAGGAGTTTTTACTATCTATTATTTTTTTATTTTGGATATATTTTTAGATTAAAGACAAAGGAAATTAAGTTATTAGTATTAAATAAACAGTTATTAATTACTTTTTTCTTAGTTTTATTGAATATTATGGGTTTTTATATAAAATTACTATCACCTGTATTTGCAGAAAGTAGCATAGAAATTAAAATTATGCTAGCTTGTTTGAAAATTATTAATGGGTTCAGTGGTACAATTTTATTTTATGTAATAATATTTAATATTAGTTGTAAGTACAAAGGAATAATTCATACAAAATACATAAGATTATTAGCGGATAAAACCTTTCAAATCTATTTATTTCATGAGCCATATATATATATTATATTTTTTTATTTAGGTATGACAAATATACACCCTGCATTATTAGTGAGCATATCGTTTTTGGGCAGTATATGTATTAGTTTAATAATGGATTATTTATTTAGTAGATTATATTATCTAAAATTTATGTTAGGAAAGTGA